The Candidatus Poribacteria bacterium genome includes the window GATTGCGGATTTCACAACGAAAATCTAACTCTCAAAGATAGACAGTGGACGTGTCCTAACTGTGGTTCGCACCACGATAGGGATATAAACGCTGCTGTAAACATATTGCGGGCAGGGATAGCCGTCACCTGACGATATGCCTGTAGAAACCTATAGGGAAACGCCCGCGGGTGGAGACGGAATAAGACGGTCGACTTTTCAAGGAAACCGCACTGTCTATGAAACCGAAGCCCACGCCTTTAGGCGTTGGGTGCTATCACCTGAAGGCGCAATCGCACGGCTCGGTAAAGGAACATTAGGCAAGACGATCGCTACCAGAAGTACTAACGGCACAGTATTGCTCTGGGAAATTAAACCGACCTTGGGAGAGGAATAGATGTGAAGCCTTCCCTTTAGCTGAAAGCTCCAAAACCACTTGGTGCTACGACAAAAAACAGGAGACTGGTATGAATAGACCACCAGAAGCCTTCGTTCACGTGGACGAAGATCGACTTCTCAATTTCTCTACTGCTTGCTTTGAAAAAGCAGGCATCACACACGAACACGCCGCACTCATCAGCCGTTTGCTCGTCAATTCCGACTTACGAGGTGTCCGCAGTCACGGCACCCGAACCGTCAACGGATATTGCGGAGGCTTTGAAAACGGAAGTTTCAATCCCAATCCTGATATCCGTGTCATCCGTGAAACCCCAACGGCTGTTGTGCTTGATGGAAATGGCACACTTGGCTATCTTCCGATG containing:
- a CDS encoding transposase — translated: LGFYQFVQILKYKCQKHGRKLLQVGQWTATTKPCSDCGFHNENLTLKDRQWTCPNCGSHHDRDINAAVNILRAGIAVT